The stretch of DNA CATGGCTTCCACTGGACTCCAGCTCCTGGGCATGGCGTTGGCCCTGATTGGCTGGGTTGGCGCCATCATCACCTGCGCGCTGCCCATGTGGAAGGTGACGGCGTTCATCGGTAATAACATTGTGGTGGCGCAGGTCATCTGGGAAGGACTGTGGATGAACTGCATTGTGCAGAGCACCGGACAGATGCAATGTAAGGTCtacgactccatgctggcgctcccCCAGGACCTGCAGGCCGCCCGCGCCCTCACCATCATCTCCATCCTGGTGGCCATCTTGGCGGTTCTGATTGGCATTGTGGGAGCTAAGTGTACCAACTGCGTGGAGGAGGAGAACACCAAGGCGCGGGTCAGCCTGGTGGCCGGCGTGGTTTTCCTGGTGGCCGGCACCCTCATGTTGATCCCTGTGTGTTGGTCGGCAAACACCATCATCCGTGACTTCTACAACCCGCTGGTGGTGGAGGCGCAGAAGCGGGAGTTGGGGGCTTCGCTCTACATTGGGTGGGCGGGTTCTGCCCTCATGCTGCTGGGTGGTGGTCTTCTCTGCTGCTCCTGTCCCAGGAAGTCTGACATCCCGTACACCGCCCGCTACACGGCGGCCCCATCCCAGGCCCGCAGCGACTACCCCAGCAAGAACTACGTGTGAGGCCTGCGCTGCTGAAGGActatggggggccgggggggaggGGGTCTTTTATACTGAATGTGATGGTTGTCTAATAAAATGGTTTGTTCGTATTTCTGAGCAGCGGAGTCGTTCTTGCATCGGGGGGGCCCGTCACCCCCCACATTGAGCAGGGAGGGGTCCTTCACCTGGTGGTCTCTAGCTGACTGCAGGATCGGGGGGCCCGTCACCCCCCACATTGAGCAGGGAGGGGTCCTTCACCTGGTGGTGGTCTCTAGCTGACTGCAGGATCGGGGGGCCCGTCACCCCCCACATTGAGCAGGGAGGGGTCCTTCACCTGGTGGTGGTCTCTAGCTGACTGCAGGATCGGGGGGCCCGTCACCCCCCACATTGAGCAGGGAGGGGTCCTTCACCTGGTGGTGGTCTCTAGCTGACTGCAGGATCGGGGGGCCCGTCACCCCCCACATTGAGCAGGTAGGGGTCCTTCACCTGGTGGTGGTCTCTAGCTGACTGCAGGATCGGGGGGCCCGTTACCCCCCACATTGAGCAGGGAGGGGCCCTTCACCTGGTGGTGGTCTCTAGCTGACTGCAGGATCGGGGGGCCCGTCACCCCCCACATGGAGCAGGGAGGGGTCCTTCACCTGGTGGTCTCTAGCTGACTGCAGGATCGGGGGGCCCGTCACCCCCCACATTGAGCAGGGAGGGGTCCTTCACCTGGTGGTGGTCTCTAGCTGACTGCAGGATCGGGGGGCCCGTCACCCCCCACATGGAGCAGGGAGGGGTCCTTCACCTGGTGGTCTCTAGCTGACTGCAGGATCGGGGGGCCCGTCACCCCCCACATGGAGCAGGGAGGGGTCCTTCACCTGGTGGTGGTCTCTAGCTGACTGCAGGATCGGGGGGCCCGTCACCCCCCACATTGAGCAGGGAGGGGTCGCCGTATCTCTACATCGCTGCCTGATCTTATCAGGAGGAGACAATGGGTCTATGTCCCAGGAGGAGGAGATGCTCTGCAGGACTCCATGGGGGAGGGGTGCAGGTGAGAGGAGCTGCAGTGACCGGGTCTACAGTCGCTGTCGGGTCCGGCGATCTGTAGGAGAACGGATACAGTTTGTAGACGGATTGCAATACTCGCTCCGTCTCtctggttgtcatctggaaaaacggatccggtatttatctttatcacattttttaaaggtctgcgcagaccgcaaaaccggctaTGTTTTCTATAACGCCTGGGGCCGGTAAGTGCCTTTCAATGTAAAGTAACGTCGGCTCCGGTAAGTGTTGCGGAGTAATACCGCAGCGCGCTCTGTGCAGGGACTGCGCGGACTGGTCTCCGTTCAGAATGGAATAGGATAGTCCTAGGACGGAACGCGGTACCGGAAAAGtttactgcaagtgtgaaagagtacCCTTATACGTGTAATTGCTGGTGGTCCCCCCGGCGGCAGAGCGCCTCCCACCAGTCTGGGTCACTGCTGgtgcttgtagtgctgcagccgtTGGGGTCTCACTTGGTTTCTGTGTGGTGGAGCGGCCGCCCCTGATCTGGACAGCGACATCTAATAAAGGGTCACATCACCGCGGTTCCGATATTCCTGGGATCCGTCATGTTCGTCAGTTTCCCTCCATCTAAAATAAccaatctcagatggaaatgtctAAAACGGAGGCTTAAAACCCGGGAGCCGCTCCTCTGACGGGTCAGGACGGGAGCCTAGCGGGGTCATTATCAAAGAGCGGGAACCGGCCTCATCTCCATAGCAACAGTCAGATTCACTTGGCATTGTCCAgtagagctgtcaaaaataaaaggtgaaatctggTTGCTATTGACAACAGAGCCAGTCCTAATATACACCAGTCCAATAAGGGCCCCGGCCTTACTGACAGTTTCCATCTTAAGTGCTATGGACGACGGGTTCAGTCTGTCCAACGCTTCCTCCAGAACTAGTGTGCGGGATAAGCGCGGTGCCACTCCTCCTGTGTACAGGCGCTGCGCGGTGCCACTCCTCCTGTGTACAGGCGCTGCGCGGTGCCTCTCCTCCTGTGTACAGGCGCTGCGCGGTGCCACTCCTCCTGTGTACAGGCGCTGCGCGGTGCCACTCCTCCTGTGTACAGGCGCTGCGCGGTGCCACTCCTCCTGTGTACAGGCGCTGTGCGGTGCCACTCCTCCTGTGTACAGGCGCTGCGCGGTGCCACTCCTCCTGTGTACAGGCGCTGCGCGGTGCCACTCCTCCTGTGTACAGGCGCTGCGCGGTGCCACTCCTCCTGTGTACAGGCGCTGCGCGGTGCCACTCCTCCTGTGTACAGGCGCTGCGCGGTGCCACTCCTCCTGTGTACAGGCGCTGCGCGGTGCCACTCCTCCTGTGAACAGGCGCTGCGCGGTGCCACTCCTCCTGTGTACAGGCGCTGCGCGGTGCCACTCCTCCTGTGTACAGGCGCTGCGCGGTGCCACTCCTCCTGTGTACAGGCGCTGCGCGGTGCCACTCCTCCTGTGTACAGGCGCTGCGCGGTGCCACTCCTCCTGTGTACAGGCGCTGCGCGGTGCCACTCCTCCTGTGTACAGGCGCTGCGCGGTGCCACTCCTCCTGTGTACAGGCGCTGCGCGGTGCCactcctcctgtcctgtataccgggtgtaatcctcagtatctgctcttattctgtatatatatatatatatatatatatacactgcacagtaccacttctcctgtataccgggtgtaatcctcagtatctgctcttattctgtatatatatacactgcacagtaccacttctcctgtcctgtatactgggtgtaatcctcagtatctgctcttattctgtatatatacacactgcacagtaccacttctcctgtatactgggtgtaatcctcagtatctgctcttattctgtatatatatacactgcacagtaccacttctcctgtcctgtatactgggtgtaatcctcagtatctgctcttattctgtatatatatacactgcacagtaccacttctcctgtcctgtatactgggtgtaatcctcagtatctgctcttattctgtatatatatatatatacactgcacagtaccacttctcctgtcctgtatactgggtgtaatcatcagtgtgcaggagtcagtggacgggtgtggtcgtgtgtgcaggagtcagtggacgggtgtggtcgtgtgtgcaggagccagtggacgggtgtggtcgtgtgtgcaggagtcagtggacgggtgtggtcgtgtgtgcaggagccagtggacgggtgtggtcgtgtgtgcaggagtcagtggacgggtgtggtcgtgtgtgcaggagtcagtggacgggtgtggtcgtgtgtgcaggagtcagtggacgggtgtggtcgtgtgtgcaggagtcagtggacgggtgtggtcgtgtgtgcaggagtcagtggacgggtgtggtcgtgtgtgcaggagtcagtggacgggtgtggtcgtgtgtgcaggagtcagtggacgggtgtggtcgtgtgtgcaggagtcagtggacgggtgtggtcgtgtgtgcaggagtcagtggacgggtgtggtcgtgtgtgcaggagtcagtggacgggtgtggtcgtgtgtgcaggagtcagtggacgggtgtggtcgtgtgtgcaggagtcagtggacgggtgtggtcgtgtttggaggagccagtggacgggtgtggtcgtgtgtgcaggagtcagtggacgggtgtggtcgtgtttggaggagtcAGTGGACTGGTGTGGTCGTgtgtgcaggagccagtggacgggtgtggtcgtgtttggaggagctcctgctgattgtccagccgcttccagggatttttccatctatcccagcccaggccctgcctctctccccagggaggtggtggggtcctgggcaatgaagcgactgaagacccaggatcctgcttcccggggtaggccggcgggaggtaggggaggtgagctaccggcctcagttccatctcccgcctcgggggtcagaagatccagcaggagtcgtggtgcagcggcccctgcagcccccggaggtgaagccgtgtccatcgccggcagttccaggagggcggacagtagccctccaagaggtacgcggagtgctcctggggatgggacggttccggttgaggctgactggggcaacatgaagccccgggaactaatcgctgtttacagctcccggatcacggcctatctccgggagtacgaggaagcgaataggaccctcaagaaggtgagggagaacctgaagcttgagagggggaaggtggacaaagcggaaagaaaaaaacaggccagaaatatcaagaaaaataaaagtcTTAAAAGAAGTcattaaagagctgcaggaaagaatgggggccattctgGATAACAGTGGTCCCTTCAAGGAAAAGCTCATGAACGATGAAAGGTTTaatgaaatggctggaaaccTAAAGCAGCAAAaagatgactcctctagtgaggaggaagagtcggacatgggggggcagcctgcggaaactggcatcaccgcagagcaggtatgcctgccccccactagctCTGACGAAGAAGGCGAGTTCAGTGAGAAcagcggagttggggggcagcttatggccgagatacgccacctggagtcccccaaaattAGTGAGGACATTTGTTTTGGTGATGAATTGCCTGAAGATGAGCCGATAGGAAAAAAGAGAAAGGCaaagacattaaagccagaggtgaggtatgtctatgtgacccaccctgcgtgccctgggccagctgaaaagccagctcagggcacgaaccccaccatcctccctggcccggtctctgctgtgggatcggTGCATAGGAGTGGGGAGAAAGACGTGGcaaagatggcgcaggacgccgtccctgtttgcggtaacaggggcggtgaggaaaagctggaggggccagacaggaaggctcccggggcgggcggcgagggggacatggttggtggtcggatggctccgcccgcctctgctggggcactggacaagtgccaggtggaggtgcggcggggcggtgtggctgccactgacccccttgcagaggttgttgccgggatccctgtcctggggtctgcctcctctgccccggtctgcttcgccgctcccgtgcgccctgcagccccccctgccggttttggcatggcggtgggggacaggggggcgggggtggtggggacggctgtgggtggagggggtgggaccgcgggtacagcggtgtcccgatccggagttgcagggggagggtgcgAGGTGGCTGCCTCCGCCCCTGCCAGTTTGGATGCCCAAGTCCTTGCCGGGGTTCCcgtctcctctgccccggtctgctccgcttcagtcccttccgctggtattgtcgtggcggcggggagtggaggcgcagtgggagtggtcaggggtggagggggtggggcttcggatgtccagaaaagagctcagagcagtgtgtgtgtaggcagagagggagggggcggtcctgatgagagtgtggtgcgcaccgcccctccctcctgcactgtccgtcaagtggataaggccggcgtggctgggaccagtggttctacagcccgccggccagaaaaatcaggaaagactgaaaaatcagaaaagactggtaaaaatgtgtccagcaaggagatgctggacaaaacaaataatgtgacctcggtcccctctggcccagcagtgtgtgtggggggaggggagagtgcggtagtggccactgaagaagtggtcacttgtgtaaatacagtttttgttagtggtgttggtgttgccccgggccctgatggaggggtgagtgttggaggtcggccgcccactgtacaagtggccggtgcgcctcatgtagccccttcagaggggtctggagtggcacctgctgtagataggtctgggggggatgggggtgggcccggtccggctgcccctcctgcgtcggttacgcctggcagaagttatgctggtgtggttgccggcgcggggggggaggggcggtccccattgtcctccccattaccaatgtctggtgacggtaacttgcagcggcaacttctagaggctcttaggagaggggagaattccattacagtaggggggcagcaggtggatctatccttctggatagacaggcatggcctgcgtgccttccgagagcaaggcgggggcgagaccacctggtcctcacccacaaccggccccgggtcaaccaggcggaatgttgtctgtctgaagtggagaggcaatgaagcgtgccctaccaggaagagggtggcagagcttctctttcggataggcatcagggcatgtgacatctttgccctgatacatccgtatggcacccgggagtttgatgtcagttttgcccggccagaggagcagcacgccagacctgcagggtatagcgaagcgaggtcacggttctgggcaatcgagggttactcactatttggaggagaaccctgggcaggcatgcggcagtgaaggagaggtagacacagttcctctggggcacactcggtatgtagggaccaggcctgatggtggatgaggtgccctggatgttactggtattttgagtgcctggggcaagatcccttttggattcgtgacgccagtgcctgtaacggtggcacaccgatttatagtagcaataagtgaggtacacagatggtatagtgaaccaaacgttgctttacttaacagtccaactttgtacagataGATGTTAACACAGTCCTTCAGATCacagcttcacaagcaggcttattccacaagatggcaggtatggatcatgcaagatactcagagggtaaatccacaacacactcagaatcaggttgtacctttcctcagaaatggcgtacaccaggggtactcaactagttttattaaaggtccacataccagggtctgcagtcaggtgaaggtccgagctgaacgccaacagtaaagatgccatgcgatcatgtgatccatgcgcgtggggcgctctgacgttatagtggagcgccccgggtaagtcccagaattagtaatggccacattagtgccccagtaagaataatgtccccattagtgccccagtaagaataatgtccccattagtgcccccagtaagagtattgcccccattagtgccccccttctctgcattcccctggctgcggtgaacattggcTGCTGACTGcgcgctcaggaccggtgctccaacgtgatggcgtcttgtaggtcctgtcctgagcttctagtcagcagggagcaaatggaggtggagggacCGTAATtacgtaatatatatttttttttactagcacaagtagcggtggaggtaacggctgtactatgggcgttccatgatggaagcgctcattagtaagggtactttcacacttgcagaaggacggatccgacaggctgctcaccccgtcagatccatcttgccactacttcgccgtgccgctgctctgtgcccatcgactcgaCTGTGCCACTACTTCGACTGtgcccgctgctctgtgcccccagtataataaacattggtggcgcagtgcgcccccccatcaccccagtataataaacattggtggcgcagtgcgccccccccatcaccccagtataataaacattggtggcgcagtgcgccccccccatcaccccagtataataaacattggtggcgcagtgcgcccccccatcaccccagtataataaacattggtggtgtagtgggcagtgccaatgagggttaaaaaataatttactcacctcctccagttgatcgcgtaactgccggtctcctgttcttacttctttcttcaggacctgtggtgacatcactgagctcatcacatgatccatcaccatggtaatgggccatgtgatgagctcagtgacgtcaccacaggtcctgaagaaagaagtaagaactggagaccggcagttacgcgatgaACTCGAGGAGGTGattaaattttcttttattatttttaaccctcattggcacctcccactgagccaccaatgtttattataatggggaaggggggggggggggcactgtgccaccaacgtttcttatactaggggggggcgcactgtgccaccaatgtttattataatagggggggggggcgcactgtgccaccaatgtttattataataggggggggggggggcgcactgtgccaccaatgtttcttatactagggggggggggggcgcactgtgccaccaacgtttcttatactagggggggcgcactgtgccaccaatgtttattataatagggggggggggcgcactgtgccaccaatgtttattataataggggggggggggcgggcgcactgtgacaccaacgtttcttatacaaatacaggaggcgggtgctggaatcaaatagccggcacccgacctttgtgacagggagctgcgatcagctacaattaacccctcaggtaccgcacctgaagggttaactcaactgcagctgatcacagctccctgtcacagaggtcgggtgccggctatttgattccggcacccgcctcctgtatttgtatgacaggtcagttttcttcattggtggcgcagtggccacagcccctcccctcctcctcctgcctcttcttattggcagcggcggcggcagcagcagcacaggggggagggagagactcctcctgcgctgctgagaactatcagctcctgtgccgccgctgtattgagcagagctgccagagtgtgcaggaggaggagcgctacatgtggaggaagccctgtctcactgcgcgcggtaagctcctcctcctgcacggcacagtgtgcaggagaggagcagcgctctgaaggatggccggggtccggacaactggcggccgcggtccgtatttggtacCCCtggtgtacactgttcttttagaactcctgtctggtttcaatcccaaggcccggatgcctaaatgctggcttaaatccttggtaaatatatatcttcctcccgtattaatccttgctttgctttatagttcctctgcctattagtgttacttatcttggctggaaatatccttacttggcttgagggtaactgcaggttttctcccaggaggttctgtccttcaACCGGGgtgtctcaactgagctaatcctagtctcaggagcttcaggtggacgaagtgactcctctagtcccctggcatacactaactctcccctgtctgggccttcctatatatacagagggctctctagctccctctaacgcccgggaggctaaactgcaccctgacaggcctgacaccagctaacatagggaaaatgcatacacatgacagTAAATGCAATCAaggcacattaacccctttttgtgcagtgcccacctttacctagtgggacactacatacaaccacgctataacgttgctcgtcctcggcgcaacatggaggggccctgcccggctggatactgcacccTAATAGAGAATCGGCATACATGGCAATTATCACAGCGACAATATAAAGATTAACAAACATTGTAactgaaggaatggtgaaaaggggcgtcgttctcttctctcaggataatgtaagggaacaggggcgctgacctggtgcagcgtatcagtgataccaggatagtccatgaaaaTGCAAACaaacataagtccttggaggctcaaaggatcacatgagtccgtacccaggcttgcaaaagggttaaacaggggtttcccgtgaggagctacctgggcccataatgtagtccccaaacctcacaggtgggtgtcccctggtagaacgggtagacctccttagtggcagggattcttcctgcctggactcaggaaggtcaggggagctcaccgcctctggagctacttcaggagctctctggggtaAGATGTCCTGAGGCGAAGGACTAACAGGAACGGGAGCAGGAACCAGTAAATTcaaccaaggcgtgagggcccagtggagcgaCTCTTTATCATGGTTTAAGTTCTCCAcggcctgcatagggtccataggtggagccggcaattcttcctcagaaggctcaggctcaatctcctctgccgctggttctccttctatacaaggcttgaggcggttcctgtgaacgacttggggaccttttccttctctggagacctggtaaatgtgggctgaagcattgggtatggcagtaataatgtagggaatcctttcccatttgctgtccaacttgctggtccggtggttgtttttcaaccacaccttgtctccaagagctaggggtcccgcatgggcagtctggtcgtagtctttttgctggcgttcccggacattctccatgcgttcttgcacgatctccttggcattaagacgacgcctctggtgctccactacccaatcagtcctgggcagtgggttgatcacatccggcacttgtacccccagggagtgatccgcaggtaatctcccttgtcggccaaacatcaggtagaacggggtgtaaccggtggaacaatggatggtgttgttgtaagtgtacataagctgtggcaacagagtaggccaatcacccctcgtatcagggggtactgctctcagcatttcaatgagagtcttattcattttttcacagagtccgttaccttgcggatggtaggcggtggtccggactttctggcagttgtgcagcagacacatctcctggaacagctgggactcaaacgcagacccttggtcggtgaggatcctttctgggcagccgtagggcagcagGAAatacttccagaacgcctccgcggtagtcttggctgtcaggtctttcacaggcacttctACGAtaaacttggtgaagtggtcaattatagtcatggcataagtataccctgagcgactcggctccaacttcacatggtcaatagcgacaagttctaaaggagctgtacttacaataggatggagaggcgccctctggtcatggcgttcagtccgccccacagcacaggcagtgcattctcggcaccatttctcgatatcttctctcatcccaatccaatagaatctcctccgtatagtggcctcagtcttttgtacaccgaagtgtccggactggttgtggtacatgtccagcaccaggctggcatcccgacgtggcaggagaatctggtagactctatcacaggacactggatccagactccttctgagcaacaggcctctttgaaggaatagttggtggcgatgtctccacagtctcgctagttctgggtctgcactcttcctgcggattctctcagggattttcccactggtaatgaagtcgagcagttcaccgaggactctactttcggactggagcttaatccatctttcttgatcgcctctggactcaggatcatctgatgagggaagatcagcagcagggagattttcagtacggatattatcctgctgggcgaacttattgtagaacgctggcatttccacttcttctcaggcatcttttagctcatctggggcctctgtagtgggaagccgcgacagggcatcagcattatcattggagcggcctgcccggtacttcacagtaaagtcatagttggcaaggcgggaggcccatctttgctccagtgcccctaacttggccgtgttcagatgcgccaggggattattgtccgtgaaggcaacaaacggtgtggcagcgagatagtctttgaacttttcggtcacagcccacactaaggcaagaaactccagcttgaaagaactgtagttctggtcattCTTCTCAGCTCccatcagggatctgctggcgtaggcaattaccctttctttgctgtcttgcacttgagccaacatggcccccaggcctcttttactggcatccgtgtagaggaggaatggcttctgataatctgggtaactgcagcgtactcaagttgtgtgtagaaatgtgttcctgggtgtagtagtgcaataaaca from Bufo bufo chromosome 7, aBufBuf1.1, whole genome shotgun sequence encodes:
- the LOC121008014 gene encoding claudin-4-like produces the protein MASTGLQLLGMALALIGWVGAIITCALPMWKVTAFIGNNIVVAQVIWEGLWMNCIVQSTGQMQCKVYDSMLALPQDLQAARALTIISILVAILAVLIGIVGAKCTNCVEEENTKARVSLVAGVVFLVAGTLMLIPVCWSANTIIRDFYNPLVVEAQKRELGASLYIGWAGSALMLLGGGLLCCSCPRKSDIPYTARYTAAPSQARSDYPSKNYV